Below is a genomic region from Pseudomonas berkeleyensis.
TGCTCTTGCCCTCGTACTGTTTCTGCAGGTCGGCGCACAGGCTGTCGCGGCGGAAATCGTTGGGGAAGGCAATGCCCTGCTCACGGACGGCAGCAAGCTTTTCCTTGCGCTGGGCAATCAGCTTGTTTTCTTCCTGTTGCAGTTCGTTGTGGTCGAGTTGTTGGTCGCTCATGGTCGCTTGTCTGCCTGGCGTATCTTTCAATTGAATTCGTTGTAGGCCATCTGACACCTGCTCGCGAGCCCGTTACAAAGCGTCGCGAGCAGGCTCTCACCTACAGGGTTGGTGCTGCCTTACAGCCCCTGCTTCAAACTGGCTTCGAGGTAACCGTCGAGGTCGCCATCGAGCACTTTCTGGCAATCGCTACGCTCGACGCCGGTACGCAGATCCTTGATGCGCGAGTCGTCGAGCACGTAGGAGCGGATCTGGTGGCCCCAACCGATGTCCGACTTGCTGTCTTCCAGCGCCTGCGAGGCGGCGTTGCGTTTCTGCATCTCCAGCTCGTACAACTTGGCCCGCAGCATCTTCATCGCGGTGTCCTTGTTGGCGTGCTGCGAACGTTCGTTCTGGCAGGCCACCACGGTGTTGGTCGGCACGTGGGTGATACGTACCGCCGAGTCGGTGGTGTTTACGTGCTGACCACCAGCACCGGAGGAGCGGTAGGTGTCGATACGCAGGTCGGCCGGGTTGATCTCGATCTCGACCTTATCGTCGATCTCGGGCGAGACGAACACCGCCGAGAACGAGGTATGACGACGGGCGCCGGAGTCGAACGGGCTCTTGCGCACCAGGCGGTGCACGCCGATCTCGGTGCGCAGCCAACCGAAGGCGTACTCGCCCTTGATGTGCACAGTGGCGCCCTTGATGCCGGCGACTTCACCCTCGGACAGCTCGACGATCTCGGCATTGAAGCCGCGCTTGTCAGCCCAGCGCAGGTACATGCGCAGCAGAATGTTGGCCCAATCCTGGGCCTCGGTGCCGCCGGAACCGGCCTGGATGTCCAGGTAGCAGTTGTTCGGATCCATCTCGTGGCTGAACATGCGGCGGAACTCGAGCTTCTCGAGAATCTCGCGCAGGCGCTCGACTTCGGCGGCGACGTCGTTCACCGCGCCTTCGTCGTTCTCTTCGGCGGCCATTTCCAGCAGATCCTTGGAATCGGCCAGGCTGCCAGTGAGGTCATCGATGGTTTCGACGATCTGCGCCAGCATGGCGCGCTCACGGCCCAGGGCCTGGGCGTACTCGGGCTTGTTCCAGACGCTGGCGTCTTCCAGCTCGCGGTTTACTTCGACCAGACGATCATGCTTCTGATCGTAGTCAAAGATACCCCCGAATGGTCTGGGTGCGTTCGGAGAGATCCTTGATGCTGTTGAGGATCGGATTGATTTCCATGGTAGGCGGCTCTCGCGGGCAAATCGGACGGAAAGCCGACGATTATACCCGAGCCTGAACAGGCTGGCAGCACACTCTTGACACGTGATCACGGCTCAATGGATCAACGGCGATCTATACTGGTCACAAAGCCAATAACAACGCCCTTTCTCGGATCCCCAGCATGCCCCCATCGCATAGCCTGCGTAGCCATATCGCCCTTTTCATCGCCCTGTTGGTCGGTGCACTCACCTGGCTGCTGGGCACCTTGATCGGCCAGCACACCAGCCAGCAGATCCGCGAGGACATAGGCCGAAACATGGCCGAGGTGTCCTATGCGATGGTCGACCGCCTGGATCGCGACATGGCTTCGCGCTCGGCAGTGCTGCGCGTGCTCGGCAACCTGCAAACACTGCGGCAACCGGAGGATCCGGCCGAGATACGGCGCCTGCTCGACAGCCTGCAGAAGGAAATTCCCAGCATCGCCTGGATCGGCTTCACCGACCCAGCAGGCCAGGTGCTGGCCTCCAGCAATGGCGTGCTGGAAGGCGCCAGCATTGCCCAGCGCCCGGTCTACCTGAAGGGGCGTGAGGATCTGTTCATCGGCGACGTGCACGAGGCCGTACTGCTGGCCAAGCTGCTGCCCAACCCCAGCGGTGAGGCGATGAAGTTCGTCGACATCAGCCTGCCGGTAACGGCGAACGATGGCAGCCTGGCCGGCGTACTGGCCTGCCACCTGTCGTGGGGCTGGGCCAATGAGGTCGCTCAATCGATTCTCGCCCCGATCCAGGATCGACGCATGATCGAGTTCTTCGTGATCGGGCGGGATAACAGCATTCTGCTGGGCCCTCGCGAGATGATCGGGCAGTCCCTGCGCCTGCCGGCACTCGACGGCCTGAAACCGGGCGAAAGCCGTTGGGCGGTGGAGCAATGGCCGGATGGCAACGAATACCTTACCGGTCTGACCCTGAGCCAGGGCTACAAGGACTATCCCGGCCTGGGCTGGACTGTCGTCGCGCGCCAGTCACTGGACTTGGCCTACGCCCCCGCGCAAAGCCTGCTGCTCACCATCCTGCTCTGGGGCTGCGGCCTGGCCTTGATCTTCGCCATGCTCGGCTGGGTGATCAGCGGCTACTTCACCCGCCCCCTGCAGGAAATCGCCACCGCCGCGGATCGCCTCAGCGCAGGCGAGATCAACGAAATTCCCGAGCTGCGCGGCAGCCGTGAAGTTCACCAACTGAGTCAGTCGATCCGGCATCTAGTAGAAAGCCTGACCCTGCAACAGACGGCGCTTGGCGTCATGGAGAGCCTCGCCCATCACGACGCCCTGACCGGGTTGCCCAACCGCATGGCGCTGGAGAAATTCCTGCCCCAGGCCCAACAGCGCAGCCACCTGCAACATGGCTGTCTGGCCCTGCTCTATCTCGATCTCGATGGTTTCAAACCGATCAACGATATCCACGGTCATGCCGCTGGCGATCACTTGCTACGGGAGATCGCCCAGCGCCTGCGCAGTTGCCTGCGCGATGGCGACATGGTCGCGCGCCTGGGCGGTGACGAGTTCCTCATGGTGCTGCAAGTACCAGGGCAGGACGCGCAACAGCACGCGCGCCAGGTGGCTGAGCGGGCCATCGCCACGCTCGGCCAGCCAGTGCTGCTGGAGGTAGGAGCAGTTGCCATCGGCTGCAGCATAGGCGGTGCGCTCTGGCCGGTGGATCACAATGAGCTGGACGAGGTGCTGCAGTTGGCCGACCAGGCGCTGTATCGCGCCAAGCAAGACGGACGTAACCGGGCGCTCTTCCAGAGCGAACTCGAAAAACACCTCAGCTGACCAGGGCCTCGCGCACCGCGGGCGCCGGCACCTGGCGCCGTGCGTCTTCGGTGATCATCTGCGCAGCTTTCTCCGCGATCATCAGCACCGGCGAGCAAGTGTTGCCTGAGGTGATGCTCGGCATGATCGAGGCATCGACCACACGCAGCCCGGCGATGCCATGCACGCGCAGACGCGCGTCGACCACAGCCTCGCGCCCCTGTCCCATCGCGCAGGTGCCCACCGGATGGAAGATGGTGGTACCGATTTCACCGGCGGCCCGCTGCAGGTCTTCTTCGCTACGGTATTCCGGCCCCGGCTTGTATTCCTCGGGCCGATAGCCCGCCAGAGCAGGCGCAGCGACGATGCGCCGGGTCAGCCGAATCGCGTCGGCCGCCACCTGCAGGTCGCGTGAATCGCTCAGGTAGTTCGGCATGATCGATGGCGCGACGCTGGCATCCATCGACGTGATCGTGACACGCCCGCGGCTGTATGGGCGCAGGTTGCAAACCGAGGCAGTGAATGCCGGGAAATCGTGCAGGGGTTCACCAAAACGCTCCAGCGACAGTGGCTGCACGTGGTACTGCAGGTTGGCGCGCAACTGCTCGGGGCTCGACCTGGCGAAAGCGCCGAGCTGACTGGGCGCCATGGCCAGCGGCCCGCTGCGATTGAACAGGTACTCCAAGCCCATGCCCAACTTGCCCCACGCGCTGGCGGCGATGCGATTGAGGGTTTTCACCCCGCTGACCCGGTAGATCAGGCGTAGTTGCAGGTGATCCTGCAGGTTCTCGCCAACGCCGGGCAGCTCGTGCTTCACGCCAAGGCCCAGGCGTTCGAGCACGGGTCGAGGGCCGATGCCGGAGCGCTGCAGCAGCACCGGCGAACCAATGGCACCGGCACACAGGATGATCTCGCGGCGAGCGCTGACCCGCAGCGCCCGCCCCTGCCAGCGCAGGTGCAGCGCATTGGCGCGGCCACCATCCAGTTCCAGACGCTCGGCCTCCGCACCGGTCAACACGTGCAGATTGGGGCGCTGGCGAATGCCGCGCAGAAATGCCTTGGAGGCGTTCCAGCGTACCCCGCGCTTCTGGTTGACCTGAAAGTAGCTGCAGCCTTCGTTATCGCCGCCGTTGAAGTCGTCGATGCTGGTGATGCCAGTCTGCGCTGCAGCCTGGCGAAAGGCTTCGAGAATGTCCCAGGACAACCGCTGGCGCTCGACCCGCCATTCACCCGTGCCGCCATGCAGCTCGCTGCCGCCGGCAAAATGATTCTCCGAGCGTTTGAACAGCGTCAGCACGTCGCGCCAGGCCCAGCCCGGATTGCCAGCCGCCGCCCAGCCATCGTAGTCAGCCGCCTGGCCACGCATGTAGATCATGCCGTTGATCGAAGAGCTGCCACCCAGCACACGTCCGCGCGGATATTTCAGCGAACGGCCGTGCAGGCCAGGGTCGCTCTCGGTGCTGTAGCACCAGTCCGTACGCGGATTACCGATGCAATAGAGGTAGCCAACCGGAATGTGGATCCACGGATAGTTATCGCGCCCGCCGGCCTCGATCAACAATACGCTGACGCCA
It encodes:
- the prfB gene encoding peptide chain release factor 2 (programmed frameshift) yields the protein MEINPILNSIKDLSERTQTIRGYLDYDQKHDRLVEVNRELEDASVWNKPEYAQALGRERAMLAQIVETIDDLTGSLADSKDLLEMAAEENDEGAVNDVAAEVERLREILEKLEFRRMFSHEMDPNNCYLDIQAGSGGTEAQDWANILLRMYLRWADKRGFNAEIVELSEGEVAGIKGATVHIKGEYAFGWLRTEIGVHRLVRKSPFDSGARRHTSFSAVFVSPEIDDKVEIEINPADLRIDTYRSSGAGGQHVNTTDSAVRITHVPTNTVVACQNERSQHANKDTAMKMLRAKLYELEMQKRNAASQALEDSKSDIGWGHQIRSYVLDDSRIKDLRTGVERSDCQKVLDGDLDGYLEASLKQGL
- a CDS encoding sensor domain-containing diguanylate cyclase, with the protein product MPPSHSLRSHIALFIALLVGALTWLLGTLIGQHTSQQIREDIGRNMAEVSYAMVDRLDRDMASRSAVLRVLGNLQTLRQPEDPAEIRRLLDSLQKEIPSIAWIGFTDPAGQVLASSNGVLEGASIAQRPVYLKGREDLFIGDVHEAVLLAKLLPNPSGEAMKFVDISLPVTANDGSLAGVLACHLSWGWANEVAQSILAPIQDRRMIEFFVIGRDNSILLGPREMIGQSLRLPALDGLKPGESRWAVEQWPDGNEYLTGLTLSQGYKDYPGLGWTVVARQSLDLAYAPAQSLLLTILLWGCGLALIFAMLGWVISGYFTRPLQEIATAADRLSAGEINEIPELRGSREVHQLSQSIRHLVESLTLQQTALGVMESLAHHDALTGLPNRMALEKFLPQAQQRSHLQHGCLALLYLDLDGFKPINDIHGHAAGDHLLREIAQRLRSCLRDGDMVARLGGDEFLMVLQVPGQDAQQHARQVAERAIATLGQPVLLEVGAVAIGCSIGGALWPVDHNELDEVLQLADQALYRAKQDGRNRALFQSELEKHLS
- a CDS encoding GMC family oxidoreductase, translating into MAQPPLECYDYLIVGAGPAGCLLANRLSADPGVSVLLIEAGGRDNYPWIHIPVGYLYCIGNPRTDWCYSTESDPGLHGRSLKYPRGRVLGGSSSINGMIYMRGQAADYDGWAAAGNPGWAWRDVLTLFKRSENHFAGGSELHGGTGEWRVERQRLSWDILEAFRQAAAQTGITSIDDFNGGDNEGCSYFQVNQKRGVRWNASKAFLRGIRQRPNLHVLTGAEAERLELDGGRANALHLRWQGRALRVSARREIILCAGAIGSPVLLQRSGIGPRPVLERLGLGVKHELPGVGENLQDHLQLRLIYRVSGVKTLNRIAASAWGKLGMGLEYLFNRSGPLAMAPSQLGAFARSSPEQLRANLQYHVQPLSLERFGEPLHDFPAFTASVCNLRPYSRGRVTITSMDASVAPSIMPNYLSDSRDLQVAADAIRLTRRIVAAPALAGYRPEEYKPGPEYRSEEDLQRAAGEIGTTIFHPVGTCAMGQGREAVVDARLRVHGIAGLRVVDASIMPSITSGNTCSPVLMIAEKAAQMITEDARRQVPAPAVREALVS